One region of Xylanimonas ulmi genomic DNA includes:
- the nuoE gene encoding NADH-quinone oxidoreductase subunit NuoE, translating into MTYDEQTLTSLRADADDVVARYPDPRSGLLPLLHLVQSVDGYVSSDGIRFCAERLGLTPAEVSAVATFYSQYKRHPNGAYTVGVCTNTLCAVMGGDAIFDELSEHLGVGHDETTEDGAITLERVECNAACDYAPVMMVNWEFFDNQTPESAKAVADDLRAGRPVAPTRGAAQVCTFKQMSRVLAGFPDGRADEGGIAGEPTLAGLRLARERGWTAPPPPPVDPPPVDPPLVEPVETPAVEPVETKGDPK; encoded by the coding sequence ATGACCTACGACGAGCAGACCCTGACGTCGCTGCGCGCCGACGCCGACGACGTCGTCGCCCGCTACCCCGACCCGCGCTCGGGGCTGCTGCCGCTGCTGCATCTGGTCCAGTCGGTCGACGGGTACGTCAGCAGCGACGGCATCCGGTTCTGCGCAGAGCGCCTGGGCCTGACCCCCGCCGAGGTCAGCGCGGTGGCGACCTTCTACTCGCAGTACAAGCGCCACCCCAACGGCGCCTACACCGTGGGCGTGTGCACCAACACGCTGTGCGCCGTCATGGGCGGCGACGCGATCTTCGACGAGCTCAGCGAGCACCTGGGCGTGGGGCACGACGAGACGACCGAGGACGGCGCCATCACGCTCGAGCGCGTCGAGTGCAACGCGGCGTGCGACTACGCGCCGGTCATGATGGTCAACTGGGAGTTCTTCGACAACCAGACGCCCGAGTCGGCCAAGGCCGTCGCCGACGACCTTCGTGCGGGCAGGCCCGTGGCGCCCACGCGCGGCGCCGCGCAGGTGTGCACGTTCAAGCAGATGAGCCGCGTGCTGGCCGGGTTCCCCGACGGGCGGGCGGACGAGGGCGGGATCGCGGGCGAGCCGACGCTCGCCGGCCTGCGCCTGGCGCGCGAGCGCGGCTGGACCGCGCCCCCACCCCCGCCTGTCGACCCCCCGCCGGTTGACCCCCCGCTGGTTGAGCCCGTCGAAACCCCGGCGGTCGAGCCTGTCGAGACCAAGGGGGACCCGAAGTGA
- a CDS encoding NADH-quinone oxidoreductase subunit G, with protein sequence MTATADKTAAGGGVARADGATPAEPIPDGVTVTIDDVQVTVPKGTLVIRAAEQIGVQIPRFCDHPLLEPVGACRQCLVEVAVPDREGNVRPMPKPQASCTLEATAGMVVRTAHTSPVADKAQAGVMELLLMNHPLDCPVCDKGGECPLQNQAMTNGAPDTRFVDVKRVFPKPIGVSTQILLDRERCVLCQRCTRFSDEIAGDAFIALQERGARQQIGAFDVDVLGYAASGASPDGVVSTGSTTGGVSAGSTTGDAPVGGAAPTEDGTPFASYFSGNTIQICPVGALTSATYRFRARPFDLVSTPAIAEHDSSCAAIRVDHRRGTVMRRLAGDDPAVNEEWITDKDRFAFAWQSAPDRITTPLVRDRVTTAAGVERGELRPASWVEALELAAEGLERARAAGGVGVLPGGRLTVEDAFAWSRYARTVLGSDDVDQRARAHSAEETAFLAHAVAGTGVGVTFGDLERAPVVLLAGLEAEEEGGYLFLRLRKAVRKHGLRVLGLAPFATLGLRRLDGDLLPAAPGMEGEWLGAVAAQASGVALPADLAPAESAAITAAAAALAEPGAVVLVGERLAGSPGALGAALRLAEATGARLAWVPRRVGERGGVEAGLLPGLLPGGRPITDPAARAEVARAWGVAEAALPTAPGRDLSGVIAALADGTLGGALVGGVELADLPDPAAARAALASAGFVVSLEVRASEVTALADVVLPVAPPVERAGSYVSWEGRVRPFGQALESAALPDHRVLHALAAQAGVNLGADDVRAAHRAVGALPAWTGERVPAPAPVAVEAPSVDAGAAVLASWHLLLDDGALQDGEPHLAGTAKRPVARLSATTAAAAGVRDGERVTVSTGRGAITLPVRVTEMVDHVVWLPLASKGSRVHDALGASPGDVVSLAPAPVAAQTTPSGDGGAA encoded by the coding sequence ATGACCGCGACTGCGGACAAGACGGCGGCGGGTGGCGGCGTCGCCAGGGCCGACGGCGCGACGCCCGCCGAGCCGATCCCCGACGGCGTGACCGTCACGATCGACGACGTCCAGGTCACCGTGCCGAAGGGCACCTTGGTGATCCGGGCGGCCGAGCAGATCGGCGTCCAGATCCCGCGCTTCTGCGACCACCCGCTGCTCGAGCCCGTCGGCGCGTGCCGGCAGTGCCTGGTCGAGGTCGCCGTGCCCGACCGTGAGGGCAACGTGCGGCCCATGCCCAAGCCGCAGGCGTCGTGCACGCTCGAGGCCACGGCGGGCATGGTGGTGCGCACCGCGCACACCTCTCCGGTCGCGGACAAGGCGCAGGCCGGGGTCATGGAGCTGCTGCTCATGAACCACCCGCTCGACTGCCCCGTGTGCGACAAGGGCGGCGAGTGCCCGCTGCAGAACCAGGCGATGACCAACGGCGCGCCCGACACGCGGTTCGTCGACGTCAAGCGGGTGTTCCCCAAGCCGATCGGCGTCTCGACGCAGATCCTCCTGGACCGCGAGCGGTGCGTGCTGTGCCAGCGCTGCACGCGCTTCAGCGACGAGATCGCGGGCGACGCGTTCATCGCGCTGCAGGAGCGCGGCGCGCGCCAGCAGATCGGGGCGTTCGACGTCGACGTGCTGGGCTACGCGGCCTCGGGGGCGTCGCCCGACGGGGTGGTTTCGACAGGCTCAACCACCGGGGGGGTTTCGGCGGGCTCGACCACCGGGGACGCTCCCGTCGGGGGCGCGGCGCCCACGGAGGACGGGACCCCGTTCGCCTCGTACTTCTCGGGCAACACCATCCAGATCTGCCCGGTCGGCGCGCTGACCAGTGCGACCTATCGGTTCCGCGCCCGCCCGTTCGACCTGGTCTCGACGCCGGCCATCGCCGAGCACGACTCCAGCTGCGCCGCGATCCGCGTCGACCACCGCCGCGGCACGGTGATGCGCCGCCTGGCGGGCGACGACCCCGCGGTCAACGAGGAGTGGATCACCGACAAGGACCGCTTCGCGTTCGCGTGGCAGTCCGCGCCCGACCGCATCACCACGCCGCTGGTGCGCGACCGGGTCACGACCGCCGCGGGCGTCGAGCGAGGCGAGCTGCGCCCCGCGAGCTGGGTCGAGGCGCTTGAGCTCGCCGCCGAGGGGCTGGAGCGCGCACGGGCCGCGGGCGGCGTCGGGGTGCTGCCCGGCGGCCGGCTGACGGTGGAGGACGCGTTCGCGTGGTCGCGCTACGCGCGCACCGTGCTCGGCTCCGACGACGTCGACCAGCGCGCGCGGGCGCACTCGGCCGAGGAGACGGCCTTCCTCGCCCACGCCGTGGCCGGCACGGGCGTCGGCGTCACGTTCGGCGACCTGGAGAGGGCGCCTGTCGTGCTGCTCGCGGGCCTGGAGGCCGAGGAGGAGGGCGGCTACCTGTTCCTGCGGCTGCGCAAGGCCGTGCGCAAGCACGGGCTGCGCGTGCTGGGCCTGGCGCCCTTCGCCACACTCGGCCTGCGGCGACTGGACGGCGACCTGCTGCCCGCCGCGCCCGGCATGGAGGGCGAGTGGTTGGGCGCCGTGGCGGCGCAGGCCAGCGGCGTGGCGCTGCCCGCCGACCTCGCCCCCGCCGAGTCGGCGGCCATCACCGCGGCCGCGGCCGCGCTGGCCGAGCCCGGCGCCGTCGTCCTGGTGGGCGAGCGGCTGGCCGGGTCGCCGGGCGCGCTCGGCGCCGCGCTGCGGCTCGCCGAGGCCACCGGGGCGCGCCTGGCCTGGGTGCCGCGGCGCGTGGGCGAGCGCGGCGGCGTCGAGGCGGGCCTGCTGCCCGGCCTGCTGCCCGGCGGCCGGCCGATCACCGACCCCGCGGCCCGGGCCGAGGTCGCCCGCGCGTGGGGCGTCGCGGAGGCGGCGCTGCCGACGGCGCCGGGCCGCGACCTGAGCGGCGTCATCGCGGCGCTCGCGGACGGGACGCTCGGCGGAGCGCTGGTCGGCGGCGTCGAGCTCGCCGACCTGCCCGACCCGGCCGCCGCGCGTGCGGCGCTGGCGAGCGCGGGATTCGTCGTGAGCCTGGAGGTCCGCGCCAGCGAGGTGACCGCGCTGGCCGACGTCGTGCTTCCCGTCGCCCCGCCTGTCGAGCGCGCCGGATCGTATGTGAGCTGGGAGGGGCGGGTGCGCCCGTTCGGGCAGGCGCTCGAGTCCGCGGCGCTGCCCGACCACCGGGTGCTGCACGCCCTGGCCGCGCAGGCCGGCGTCAATCTGGGCGCCGACGACGTGCGCGCGGCCCACCGCGCGGTGGGCGCGCTGCCCGCCTGGACGGGAGAGCGCGTGCCCGCCCCCGCGCCGGTCGCCGTCGAGGCGCCGTCGGTGGACGCGGGCGCGGCGGTGCTCGCCTCGTGGCATCTGCTGCTCGACGACGGCGCGCTGCAGGACGGCGAGCCGCACCTGGCGGGCACGGCCAAGCGGCCCGTGGCCCGCCTGAGCGCGACCACGGCCGCCGCGGCCGGGGTGCGCGACGGCGAGCGGGTCACCGTGTCGACCGGCCGCGGGGCGATCACCCTGCCCGTGCGCGTCACGGAGATGGTCGACCACGTCGTGTGGCTGCCGCTGGCCAGCAAGGGGTCGCGCGTGCACGACGCGCTCGGCGCCTCACCCGGCGACGTCGTGAGCCTCGCACCCGCTCCTGTGGCCGCGCAGACCACCCCGAGCGGTGACGGAGGTGCCGCATGA
- a CDS encoding NuoB/complex I 20 kDa subunit family protein: MGLEEAPSGFLLTTIEDIAGYLRKASLWPVTFGLACCAIEMMAAGASRFDLSRFGMEVFRASPRQADLMIVAGRVSQKMAPVVRQVYDQMSEPKWVLSMGVCASSGGMFNNYAIVQGVDHVVPVDIYLPGCPPRPEMLINAILALHQQIQDTPLGVNRREAAQAAEAAALEATPTFEMKGLLR, translated from the coding sequence ATGGGACTGGAAGAGGCGCCGTCGGGCTTTCTCCTGACGACGATCGAGGACATCGCGGGGTATCTGCGCAAGGCCTCGCTGTGGCCGGTGACGTTCGGCCTGGCGTGCTGCGCCATCGAGATGATGGCGGCGGGCGCCTCGCGGTTCGACCTGTCGCGGTTCGGCATGGAGGTGTTCCGCGCGTCGCCGCGCCAGGCCGACCTGATGATCGTGGCCGGGCGCGTGAGCCAGAAGATGGCGCCCGTGGTGCGTCAGGTCTACGACCAGATGAGCGAGCCCAAGTGGGTGCTGTCGATGGGCGTGTGCGCCTCGTCGGGCGGCATGTTCAACAACTACGCGATCGTCCAGGGCGTCGACCACGTCGTGCCCGTGGACATCTACCTGCCGGGCTGCCCGCCGCGGCCCGAGATGCTCATCAACGCGATCCTCGCGCTGCACCAGCAGATCCAGGACACCCCGCTGGGCGTCAACCGGCGTGAGGCCGCGCAGGCCGCCGAGGCGGCGGCGCTGGAGGCCACGCCGACGTTCGAGATGAAGGGTCTGCTGCGGTGA
- a CDS encoding geranylgeranyl reductase family protein, producing MRAGANDDADVIVVGAGPAGSSTAHWCACAGLDVLLLEKAAFPRDKICGDGLTPRAVAELVRMGVDIDPADGWIRNEGLRVFAGRRSWELPWPEVAAFPGYGMARSRMTFDHLLAQHAQRSGAKLLERTKVTGPLTDERTGRVVGVRAQAADRREVVYRAPVVVAADGVSSRFATSLGIARRDDRPLGTAYRTYFRTDGPSGPTARHADSWMESHLELWSGQPGKSDLLPGYGWIFALGDGTVNVGLGSVSSTPQRQSAVGHDYRALLQRWVEGAPEAWGLSPESQLGPIRGAALPMGFNRAPMYRDGTILVGDAAGMVSPFNGEGIAYALQAGRVAADAIAQARTRTSDAAREAVLGGYAERMRADLGGYYTLGRAFVRLIEHPAIMRFGTRYALPVPVVMQFVVKLLSDCYEPRGGDWVDRLISALTRVVPAA from the coding sequence GTGCGCGCAGGAGCGAACGACGACGCTGACGTGATCGTGGTCGGCGCCGGGCCCGCCGGGTCCTCGACGGCCCACTGGTGCGCCTGCGCCGGCCTCGACGTGCTGCTCCTGGAGAAGGCCGCCTTTCCGCGGGACAAGATCTGCGGCGACGGGCTGACGCCGCGCGCGGTCGCCGAACTGGTGCGCATGGGCGTCGACATCGACCCCGCCGACGGCTGGATCCGCAACGAGGGCCTGCGCGTCTTCGCCGGGCGGCGCTCGTGGGAGCTGCCCTGGCCCGAGGTCGCGGCCTTCCCCGGCTACGGCATGGCCCGCTCACGCATGACGTTCGACCACCTGCTCGCGCAGCACGCCCAGCGCAGCGGGGCCAAGCTGCTGGAGCGCACCAAGGTCACCGGCCCGCTCACCGACGAGCGCACCGGCCGCGTCGTGGGCGTGCGCGCCCAGGCCGCCGACCGGCGCGAGGTCGTCTACCGCGCCCCCGTCGTCGTCGCGGCCGACGGCGTCTCCTCCCGGTTCGCGACGTCGCTGGGCATCGCGCGCCGCGACGACCGCCCGCTCGGCACGGCCTACCGCACCTACTTCCGCACCGACGGCCCGAGCGGTCCGACGGCGCGGCATGCGGACTCCTGGATGGAGTCGCACCTTGAGCTGTGGTCGGGGCAGCCCGGCAAGAGCGACCTGCTGCCCGGCTACGGCTGGATCTTCGCGCTCGGCGACGGCACGGTGAACGTGGGGCTGGGCTCGGTGAGCTCGACCCCGCAGCGCCAGTCCGCCGTCGGGCACGACTACCGGGCGCTGCTGCAGCGGTGGGTCGAGGGCGCGCCCGAGGCCTGGGGCCTGAGCCCCGAGAGCCAGCTCGGCCCGATCCGCGGCGCCGCGCTGCCCATGGGCTTCAACCGTGCGCCGATGTACCGCGACGGGACGATCCTGGTCGGCGACGCCGCCGGAATGGTCAGCCCGTTCAACGGGGAGGGCATCGCCTACGCGCTCCAGGCGGGCCGAGTCGCGGCCGACGCGATCGCCCAGGCCCGCACCCGCACCAGCGACGCGGCCCGCGAGGCGGTGCTCGGGGGGTACGCCGAGCGCATGCGAGCGGACCTCGGCGGCTACTACACGTTGGGCCGGGCGTTCGTCCGGCTCATCGAGCACCCGGCGATCATGCGGTTCGGGACCCGGTACGCGTTGCCGGTCCCGGTCGTCATGCAGTTCGTCGTCAAGCTGCTGTCGGACTGTTACGAGCCGCGTGGAGGGGACTGGGTCGACCGGCTCATCTCCGCGCTGACCCGCGTGGTTCCGGCGGCCTAG
- a CDS encoding demethylmenaquinone methyltransferase, translating to MPRASLEKHPREVASMFDGIAERYDLVNDLVSLGQDRRWRRLVRAAVAALPGEKVLDLAAGTGTSSEPFELDGAWVVPSDISLGMLTVGKRRRPDLPFVAGDATALPFADGAFDAVTISFGLRNVVDTAGALREMLRVVRPGGRLVVCEFSTPTWGPFRTVYLEYLMRALPVVAGAVTRDKGSYDYLAESIRSWPDQAGLGRLMLDAGWERVAYRNLTGGIVALHRASRPA from the coding sequence ATGCCGCGCGCCAGTCTCGAGAAGCACCCCCGTGAGGTCGCGTCGATGTTCGACGGGATCGCCGAGCGCTACGACCTCGTCAACGACCTCGTCTCCCTCGGGCAGGACCGCCGCTGGCGTCGCCTGGTGCGCGCCGCCGTGGCCGCGCTGCCGGGGGAGAAGGTGCTCGACCTCGCCGCCGGCACCGGCACGTCGAGTGAGCCGTTCGAGCTCGACGGCGCCTGGGTGGTGCCCTCCGACATCTCGCTCGGCATGCTCACGGTCGGCAAGCGCCGCCGCCCGGACCTGCCGTTCGTCGCGGGCGACGCGACGGCCCTGCCCTTCGCCGACGGCGCCTTCGACGCCGTGACCATCAGCTTCGGCCTGCGCAACGTGGTCGACACCGCGGGCGCGCTGCGCGAGATGCTGCGCGTCGTGCGCCCCGGCGGGCGGCTGGTGGTGTGCGAGTTCTCCACACCGACCTGGGGTCCGTTCCGGACCGTGTACCTGGAGTACCTGATGCGCGCGCTGCCGGTGGTCGCGGGCGCAGTGACGCGCGACAAGGGGTCCTACGACTACCTCGCCGAGTCGATCCGCTCCTGGCCCGATCAGGCGGGTCTGGGGCGGCTCATGCTCGACGCCGGCTGGGAGCGCGTCGCCTACCGCAACCTCACGGGCGGGATCGTGGCGCTGCACCGGGCGAGCCGACCCGCCTGA
- the nuoF gene encoding NADH-quinone oxidoreductase subunit NuoF, translating to MTTLTPVLTDTWDAERSWTLETYLAHDGYAALRKALTMTPADLVQTVKDSGLRGRGGAGFPTGMKWGFLPPDDGKPRYLVVNADESEPGTCKDIPLMMASPQHLVEGVAITSVAINCHHAFIYVRGEVLHVYRRLLAAVREAYDAGYLGKDILGSGFDLDVTVHAGAGAYICGEETALLDSLEGRRGQPRLKPPFPAVEGLYARPTVVNNVESIASVPAIVRLGADWFASMGVGRSTGHGLFSLSGHVTRPGQYEAPLGVTLRELLDMAGGVRAGHELKFWTPGGSSTPMFTSAHLDVPLDYESVGAAKSMLGTRALQLFDETTCVVRAVSRWTDFYAHESCGKCTPCREGTYWMKQVLRRIEAGGGADGDIDLLLDLCDNILGRAFCALGDGATSPVTSSIELFRDEYQAHIDGHGCPFDPAASALFEYTPKTPSNQPGVLAGAGGH from the coding sequence GTGACCACCCTGACCCCCGTCCTGACCGACACCTGGGACGCCGAGCGCTCCTGGACGCTAGAGACCTACCTCGCCCACGACGGCTACGCCGCACTGCGCAAGGCGCTGACCATGACCCCGGCCGACCTGGTCCAGACGGTCAAGGACTCAGGCCTGCGCGGGCGCGGCGGCGCGGGATTCCCCACGGGGATGAAGTGGGGATTCCTGCCGCCCGACGACGGCAAGCCGCGCTATCTGGTCGTCAACGCCGACGAGTCCGAGCCGGGCACGTGCAAGGACATCCCGCTCATGATGGCCAGCCCCCAGCACCTGGTCGAGGGTGTGGCGATCACGAGCGTCGCGATCAACTGCCACCACGCGTTCATCTACGTGCGCGGCGAGGTGCTGCACGTCTACCGCCGGCTGCTGGCCGCGGTGCGCGAGGCGTACGACGCCGGATACCTGGGCAAGGACATCCTGGGCAGCGGCTTCGACCTCGACGTCACGGTGCACGCGGGCGCGGGCGCCTATATCTGCGGCGAGGAGACGGCGCTGCTCGACTCGCTCGAGGGTCGGCGTGGGCAGCCGCGCCTCAAGCCGCCGTTCCCGGCCGTCGAGGGCCTGTACGCGCGCCCCACGGTGGTCAACAACGTCGAGTCGATCGCGTCGGTGCCGGCGATCGTGCGCCTCGGCGCCGACTGGTTCGCCTCGATGGGCGTCGGGCGCTCCACGGGCCACGGGCTGTTCTCGCTGTCGGGGCACGTCACACGTCCGGGCCAGTACGAGGCGCCGCTGGGCGTCACGCTGCGCGAGCTGCTCGACATGGCGGGCGGCGTGCGGGCGGGGCACGAGCTGAAGTTCTGGACCCCGGGCGGCTCCTCGACGCCCATGTTCACCAGCGCCCACCTCGACGTGCCGCTCGACTACGAGTCGGTGGGCGCCGCCAAGTCGATGCTCGGCACGCGCGCGCTGCAGCTCTTCGACGAGACGACCTGCGTGGTGCGCGCGGTGAGCCGCTGGACCGACTTCTACGCGCACGAGTCGTGCGGCAAGTGCACCCCGTGCCGCGAGGGCACCTACTGGATGAAGCAGGTGCTGCGGCGCATCGAGGCGGGCGGGGGCGCCGACGGCGACATCGACCTGCTGCTCGACCTGTGCGACAACATCCTCGGCCGCGCGTTCTGCGCGCTGGGCGACGGCGCGACCTCGCCCGTGACCAGCTCGATCGAGCTGTTCCGCGACGAGTACCAGGCGCATATCGACGGCCATGGCTGCCCGTTCGACCCGGCCGCCTCGGCCCTGTTCGAGTACACCCCGAAGACCCCGAGCAACCAGCCCGGCGTGCTCGCCGGCGCAGGAGGTCACTGA
- a CDS encoding NADH-quinone oxidoreductase subunit D, which produces MTGTTFHATRAADEDLPEGATLYEASGGDWDEIAREVVGEERIVVNMGPQHPSTHGVLRLMLEIDGETVTEARAGVGYLHTGIEKNMEFRTWTQGTTFCTRMDYLAPLFQEAAFCLGVERLLGVTDDVPERASVIRVLMMELNRVGSHLVCLGTAGNEMGATTVMTIAFTAREEILRVFEAVTGLRMNHAYIRPGGVAQDVPADIGDLVRKALPEVRKYLGQLGDLMLANPIFKARLVGTGSLDLAGCMALGITGPVLRSAGLPYDVRKAFPYSGYETYDFDVPVSDNADCYDRVVLRLEECYQSLAIVEQALARLEATVGAPTMVADKKIAWPAQLAVGGDGQGNSLEHIRKIMGTSMEALIHHFKLVTEGFRVPVGQAWATVEHPRGELGVHVVSDGGTRPYRAHFRDPSFNNLQAVSVMCEGGQVADVVVSVASLDPVLGGVDR; this is translated from the coding sequence GTGACCGGCACGACCTTCCACGCCACCCGCGCCGCCGACGAGGACCTGCCCGAGGGCGCGACGCTGTACGAGGCCTCGGGCGGCGACTGGGACGAGATCGCTCGCGAGGTCGTGGGCGAGGAGCGCATCGTCGTCAACATGGGGCCCCAGCACCCCTCGACCCACGGCGTGCTGCGCCTCATGCTCGAGATCGACGGGGAGACGGTCACCGAGGCCCGCGCGGGCGTCGGCTACCTGCACACCGGCATCGAGAAGAACATGGAGTTCCGCACCTGGACGCAGGGCACCACGTTCTGCACCCGGATGGACTACCTGGCGCCGCTGTTCCAGGAGGCGGCGTTCTGCCTGGGCGTCGAGCGGCTGCTGGGCGTCACGGACGACGTGCCCGAGCGCGCGAGCGTCATCCGCGTGCTGATGATGGAGCTCAACCGCGTCGGCTCGCACCTGGTGTGCCTGGGCACCGCGGGCAACGAGATGGGCGCGACGACGGTCATGACCATCGCGTTCACCGCGCGTGAGGAGATCCTGCGGGTCTTCGAGGCGGTCACGGGCCTACGCATGAACCACGCGTACATCCGCCCGGGAGGCGTGGCGCAGGACGTGCCGGCGGACATCGGGGACCTGGTGCGCAAAGCGCTGCCCGAGGTGCGCAAGTACCTGGGCCAGCTCGGCGACCTCATGCTCGCCAACCCGATCTTCAAGGCGCGCCTGGTCGGCACAGGCTCGCTCGACCTGGCCGGGTGCATGGCCCTGGGCATCACGGGTCCTGTGCTGCGCTCGGCGGGCCTGCCGTACGACGTGCGCAAGGCGTTCCCCTACAGCGGGTACGAGACCTACGACTTCGACGTCCCCGTCTCGGACAACGCCGACTGCTACGACCGTGTCGTGCTGCGCCTGGAGGAGTGCTACCAGTCGCTCGCCATCGTCGAGCAGGCGCTCGCGCGCCTGGAGGCGACCGTGGGCGCGCCGACGATGGTCGCCGACAAGAAGATCGCCTGGCCCGCCCAGCTCGCCGTCGGCGGCGACGGGCAGGGCAACTCGCTCGAGCACATCCGGAAGATCATGGGCACGTCGATGGAGGCCCTGATCCACCACTTCAAACTCGTGACCGAGGGCTTCCGTGTCCCGGTCGGGCAGGCGTGGGCGACCGTGGAGCATCCGCGCGGCGAGCTCGGTGTGCACGTGGTGTCCGACGGCGGCACGCGCCCCTACCGGGCGCACTTCCGCGACCCGTCCTTCAACAACCTCCAGGCCGTGTCGGTCATGTGCGAGGGCGGCCAGGTGGCCGACGTCGTCGTGTCCGTCGCGTCGCTGGACCCCGTGCTGGGAGGTGTCGACCGATGA
- a CDS encoding NADH-quinone oxidoreductase subunit A — MTNPYVPVLVLMGVAAVLALGGVAASAVIGPKRYNRAKLEAYECGIMPTPHAVGGGRMPIKYYLVAMTFIVFDIEVVFLYPWAVSFAWLAGFGLVAMLVFLALITVPFVYEWRRGGFDWV; from the coding sequence ATGACCAACCCATATGTTCCGGTACTGGTGCTCATGGGCGTGGCCGCCGTGCTCGCGCTCGGCGGCGTGGCGGCCTCCGCGGTGATCGGCCCCAAGCGCTACAACCGGGCCAAGCTCGAGGCCTACGAGTGCGGCATCATGCCCACCCCGCACGCGGTCGGCGGAGGGCGCATGCCCATCAAGTACTACCTCGTGGCCATGACCTTCATCGTGTTCGACATCGAGGTCGTCTTCCTCTACCCGTGGGCCGTGAGCTTCGCGTGGCTGGCCGGCTTCGGGCTCGTCGCCATGCTCGTCTTCCTCGCGCTGATCACCGTGCCCTTCGTGTACGAGTGGCGGCGCGGCGGGTTCGACTGGGTCTGA
- a CDS encoding NADH-quinone oxidoreductase subunit C: MSDEVSTGSVASGSVSTGSTSGGRPQGEVVGARHGLFGSAGSGDTSGYGGTVTPIRFPGAAERPYGGWFDEAVDVLAEVLSAEGIAFDEAIERVVVDRPGPYAELTLWVARERLLPVARALRDDQDLRFELSLGVSGVHYPDDAGRELHAVYHLTSVTHGRRLRLEVACPDADPHIPSTTSVYPTNDWHERETFDFFGVVFDGHPGLARIEMPDDWPGHPQRKDYPLGGIPVEYKGATVPPPDTRRSYS, translated from the coding sequence GTGAGCGACGAGGTTTCGACAGGCTCGGTTGCGTCAGGCTCGGTTTCGACAGGCTCAACCTCCGGCGGTCGCCCGCAGGGCGAGGTCGTCGGCGCCCGCCACGGCTTGTTCGGCAGCGCCGGGTCGGGCGACACCTCGGGCTACGGCGGCACGGTGACGCCCATCCGGTTCCCGGGCGCGGCCGAGCGGCCGTACGGCGGCTGGTTCGACGAGGCGGTCGACGTGCTCGCCGAGGTGCTGTCCGCCGAGGGCATCGCGTTCGACGAGGCGATCGAGCGCGTCGTCGTCGACCGCCCCGGCCCGTACGCCGAGCTGACCCTGTGGGTCGCGCGCGAGCGCCTGCTGCCCGTGGCGCGCGCGCTGCGCGACGACCAGGACCTGCGGTTCGAGCTGAGCCTGGGCGTCAGCGGCGTGCACTACCCCGACGACGCCGGGCGCGAGCTGCACGCGGTCTACCACCTGACGTCGGTGACGCACGGGCGCCGGCTGCGCCTGGAGGTCGCGTGCCCCGACGCCGACCCGCACATCCCGTCGACGACGTCGGTCTACCCGACCAACGACTGGCACGAGCGCGAGACGTTCGACTTCTTCGGCGTCGTGTTCGACGGCCATCCCGGCCTGGCCCGCATCGAGATGCCCGACGACTGGCCCGGGCACCCGCAGCGTAAGGACTATCCGCTCGGCGGCATCCCCGTGGAGTACAAGGGCGCCACGGTGCCGCCGCCCGACACGCGCAGGAGCTACTCGTGA